A window of the Streptomyces finlayi genome harbors these coding sequences:
- a CDS encoding M1 family metallopeptidase, translating into MPLTSRRLRAALLATASATLVAATLPAPEPLGIGDRLFPQLGNPGYDVLSYDIAFTYHGSNSKPLDAVTKIEARTTAPLERINLDFARGKVSAVEVNGLVSDFGTKGEDLVVQAPAALPAGVPLHITVRHTSDPNGSRADGGWLRTADGLAMANQADAAHRVFPGNDHPADKAYFTFRITAPDKLTAVANGLPVDSRRRGGTTTWTYRTEHPMATELAQVSIGRSAVLHRTGPGGLPLRDVVPTADRQKLEPWLKKTPDQMEWMERQVGRYPFETYGLLVADTETGFELETQTLSLFERSLFTEPGYPEWYVDSIMVHELAHQWFGNSVSPKSWSDLWLNEGHASWYEARYAEEHAEQPLERRMRHAYARSDGWRAAGGPPAHPDAPEPGHKISLFRPVVYDGSALVLYALRQEIGVAAFDRLERTWVRRHKDESATTADFTGMASRIAGRDLTAFFQAWLYGEKTPPMPGHPDWRSERPRSR; encoded by the coding sequence ATGCCGCTCACCTCCCGTCGACTGCGTGCCGCCCTGCTGGCCACCGCCTCGGCCACCCTCGTCGCCGCCACCCTTCCCGCGCCCGAGCCGCTCGGCATCGGAGACAGACTCTTCCCCCAGCTCGGCAACCCCGGGTACGACGTCCTCTCGTACGACATCGCGTTCACGTACCACGGCAGCAACAGCAAGCCACTGGACGCCGTCACCAAGATCGAAGCACGGACCACCGCACCGCTGGAGCGCATCAACCTCGACTTCGCACGGGGCAAGGTCAGCGCCGTCGAAGTGAACGGCCTGGTCTCCGACTTCGGTACGAAGGGTGAGGACCTGGTGGTCCAGGCACCCGCGGCACTCCCCGCCGGAGTGCCCCTGCACATCACCGTCCGGCACACCAGTGACCCGAACGGCAGCCGTGCCGACGGGGGTTGGCTGCGTACCGCCGACGGCCTGGCCATGGCCAACCAGGCCGATGCCGCGCACCGTGTCTTCCCGGGCAACGACCACCCGGCGGACAAGGCCTACTTCACCTTCCGGATCACCGCCCCCGACAAGCTGACCGCCGTGGCGAACGGTCTGCCAGTCGACTCCCGGCGCCGGGGAGGCACGACCACGTGGACCTACCGCACCGAGCATCCGATGGCCACCGAGCTCGCCCAGGTGTCGATCGGCCGCTCCGCGGTCCTGCACCGGACCGGACCGGGCGGACTGCCCCTGCGCGATGTCGTGCCGACCGCGGACCGGCAGAAGCTGGAGCCCTGGCTGAAGAAGACCCCTGACCAGATGGAGTGGATGGAACGGCAGGTCGGCCGGTATCCCTTCGAGACGTACGGGCTGCTGGTCGCGGACACGGAGACGGGCTTCGAGCTGGAGACCCAGACGCTCTCGCTCTTCGAGCGGTCCTTGTTCACCGAACCCGGCTATCCCGAGTGGTACGTCGACTCGATCATGGTGCATGAGCTGGCCCACCAGTGGTTCGGCAACAGCGTCTCCCCGAAGTCGTGGTCCGACCTGTGGCTCAACGAAGGACATGCCAGCTGGTACGAGGCCCGGTACGCCGAGGAGCACGCCGAGCAGCCGCTCGAACGCCGGATGCGCCATGCCTATGCCCGGTCCGACGGCTGGCGGGCCGCCGGAGGCCCCCCGGCCCACCCCGACGCCCCCGAGCCGGGCCACAAGATCAGCCTCTTCAGGCCGGTGGTGTACGACGGAAGCGCCCTCGTCCTCTACGCACTGCGGCAGGAGATCGGAGTGGCCGCTTTCGACCGGCTGGAGCGGACGTGGGTGCGGCGCCACAAGGACGAGTCCGCGACCACGGCGGACTTCACCGGCATGGCCTCCCGGATCGCCGGCCGCGATCTGACCGCGTTCTTCCAGGCGTGGCTGTACGGGGAGAAGACACCCCCGATGCCCGGGCATCCGGACTGGCGCAGCGAGAGGCCCCGGAGCCGGTGA
- a CDS encoding RelA/SpoT family protein — protein sequence MSAEATNPGAPLRRRGRARIDLRRIGRVALLGPASRGRLPDAIGHVADAHRAHYPDADLTILRRAYVLAESSHRGQMRKSGEPYITHPLAVTLILAELGAETTTLTASLLHDTVEDTEVTLDQVREQFGEEVCYLVDGVTKLEKVDYGAAAEPETFRKMLVATGNDVRVMSIKLADRLHNMRTLGVMRPEKQVRIAKVTRDVLIPLAERLGVQALKTELEDLAFAILHPEEYEQTRALIAGSGGSDDPLTEIAERVRATLKDADISAEVLIRPRHFLSVHRVRIKRGELRGTDFGRLLVLVAEDADCYAVLGELHTCFTPVISEFKDFIAAPKFNLYQSLHTAVVGRDGAVAEVLVRTHQMHKVAEAGVVALGNPYTPDSTTAQQSEPAEGERADPTRPGWLSRLLDWQESAPDPDTFWTTLHADLAQDREITVFSTEGGTLGLPAGASCVDAAYAQYGEEAHGCIGAHVNGRLATLSTVLSDGDTVQPLLSRDATSGPSPDWLDHARTAAARIAITGWIDAHPEATQAPVGQPDHPRSQPQPQPQPADEASGGGSKQGARVVSVAVDGPGTAVRLAGCCTPVPPDEVTGFTVRGGAVTVHRRECPAVARMRAAGRPPVAARWNDDGDWREAGECRVTLVAESFGRPRLLADLTEAIATADAAIVSATVEPPSEQRVRHTYTLHIPDAAGLPGLMRAMRDVPGVYDVSRAQHQTTTT from the coding sequence ATGAGTGCAGAGGCCACCAACCCAGGTGCTCCCCTTCGCAGGCGGGGCCGTGCCCGGATCGATCTCCGTAGGATCGGCCGTGTGGCGCTGCTCGGCCCGGCCTCCCGCGGCCGCCTGCCCGATGCCATCGGACATGTCGCCGACGCCCACCGGGCCCACTACCCTGACGCCGACCTCACCATCCTCCGCCGGGCGTACGTGCTCGCGGAGTCCTCGCACCGCGGCCAGATGCGCAAGAGCGGTGAGCCGTACATCACGCACCCCCTCGCCGTGACCCTGATCCTCGCCGAACTGGGCGCCGAGACAACGACGTTGACCGCCTCGCTCCTCCACGACACGGTGGAGGACACGGAGGTGACGCTCGATCAGGTGCGGGAGCAGTTCGGCGAAGAGGTCTGCTACCTCGTCGACGGAGTCACCAAACTCGAGAAGGTCGACTACGGAGCGGCGGCCGAGCCCGAGACCTTCCGCAAGATGCTCGTGGCCACCGGGAACGACGTCCGGGTGATGTCGATCAAGCTCGCCGACCGGCTGCACAACATGCGCACCCTCGGGGTGATGCGCCCGGAGAAGCAGGTCAGGATCGCCAAGGTCACCCGTGACGTCCTCATTCCCCTCGCCGAACGGCTCGGTGTGCAGGCCCTCAAGACAGAGCTGGAGGACCTCGCCTTCGCGATCCTCCACCCGGAGGAGTACGAACAGACCCGGGCGCTGATCGCCGGTTCCGGTGGCAGCGACGACCCGCTGACCGAAATCGCCGAGCGCGTCAGAGCGACACTCAAGGACGCCGACATCTCCGCCGAGGTCCTGATCAGGCCCCGCCACTTCCTGTCCGTGCACCGGGTCAGGATCAAACGCGGCGAACTGCGCGGTACCGACTTCGGACGCCTGCTGGTCCTGGTCGCCGAGGACGCCGACTGCTACGCGGTCCTCGGTGAACTGCACACCTGTTTCACGCCCGTGATCTCGGAGTTCAAGGACTTCATCGCGGCCCCCAAGTTCAACCTGTACCAGTCACTGCACACCGCGGTCGTCGGCCGGGACGGCGCCGTCGCCGAGGTCCTCGTCCGTACGCACCAGATGCACAAGGTCGCGGAAGCGGGCGTCGTCGCACTCGGGAACCCGTACACCCCGGACAGCACGACGGCCCAGCAGTCGGAACCGGCGGAAGGGGAGCGTGCCGACCCGACCCGGCCCGGCTGGCTCTCCCGGCTCCTCGACTGGCAGGAATCGGCCCCCGACCCGGACACCTTCTGGACCACACTCCACGCCGACCTGGCCCAGGACCGGGAGATCACCGTCTTCTCCACCGAGGGCGGGACGCTCGGTCTGCCCGCGGGCGCCAGCTGCGTCGACGCCGCGTACGCGCAGTACGGCGAGGAGGCGCACGGCTGCATCGGAGCGCATGTCAACGGCCGGCTCGCCACGCTCAGCACCGTCCTGAGCGACGGCGACACCGTGCAGCCGCTGCTCAGCCGGGACGCGACGTCGGGTCCTTCCCCCGACTGGCTCGATCACGCGCGCACCGCGGCCGCCCGAATCGCCATCACCGGCTGGATCGACGCCCATCCCGAGGCCACGCAAGCTCCTGTCGGCCAGCCCGATCACCCCAGATCGCAACCCCAGCCCCAGCCCCAGCCCGCGGACGAGGCGTCGGGCGGCGGGAGCAAGCAGGGGGCACGCGTCGTGAGTGTCGCCGTGGACGGGCCGGGAACAGCGGTACGCCTCGCGGGCTGCTGCACCCCCGTACCCCCCGACGAGGTCACCGGCTTCACCGTGCGCGGCGGTGCCGTCACCGTGCACCGCCGGGAGTGTCCGGCGGTGGCCCGTATGCGGGCGGCCGGGCGGCCACCGGTCGCGGCCCGCTGGAACGACGACGGGGACTGGCGGGAAGCGGGGGAGTGCCGGGTCACTCTCGTAGCGGAATCCTTCGGACGGCCCAGGCTCCTCGCCGACCTCACCGAAGCGATCGCCACGGCCGACGCGGCCATCGTCTCCGCCACCGTGGAACCGCCCAGCGAGCAGCGGGTCCGGCACACCTACACCCTGCACATCCCCGACGCCGCAGGACTGCCCGGACTCATGCGGGCCATGCGGGACGTGCCCGGTGTGTACGACGTGAGCCGCGCACAGCACCAGACGACCACCACCTGA
- the dapF gene encoding diaminopimelate epimerase yields MSTSQIAFLKGHGTENDFVIVPDPGNAIDLPAAAVARLCDRRAGIGGDGVLHVVRSAAHPEARTMAAEAEWFMDYRNADGTIAEMCGNGVRVFAHYLLRAGLVEEGDLAVATRGGVKQVHIAEDGSITVSMGRRLLPEEQVTVTVDGRSWPARNVNMGNPHAVAFVEDLAHAGDLYAAPEFAPAAVYPDGVNIEFVVDRGPRHVAMRVHERGSGETRSCGTGACAVAVAAARRDGADPALTGSPVTYTVDLPGGTLVITEHPDGAIEMTGPAVIVAEGFIDPLWLETVIG; encoded by the coding sequence GTGAGCACTTCGCAGATCGCCTTCCTCAAGGGCCACGGCACCGAGAACGACTTCGTGATCGTTCCCGACCCGGGCAACGCCATCGACCTGCCCGCAGCCGCCGTCGCCCGTCTGTGCGACCGCCGGGCCGGCATCGGCGGCGACGGCGTGCTGCATGTCGTACGGTCCGCCGCGCATCCCGAGGCTCGGACCATGGCGGCCGAGGCCGAGTGGTTCATGGACTACCGCAACGCGGACGGCACGATCGCCGAGATGTGCGGAAACGGCGTCCGGGTCTTCGCCCACTACCTCCTGCGGGCCGGGCTCGTCGAGGAGGGCGACCTGGCCGTCGCCACCAGGGGCGGCGTCAAGCAGGTCCACATCGCCGAGGACGGCAGCATCACCGTCTCCATGGGCCGGCGCCTGCTCCCCGAGGAGCAGGTCACCGTCACGGTGGACGGCCGGAGCTGGCCCGCTCGCAACGTGAACATGGGCAATCCGCACGCCGTGGCGTTCGTCGAGGACCTCGCACACGCCGGTGACCTGTACGCCGCGCCGGAGTTCGCCCCCGCCGCCGTCTACCCGGACGGCGTCAACATCGAATTCGTCGTGGACCGCGGACCTCGCCACGTGGCGATGCGCGTGCACGAGCGCGGGTCCGGCGAGACCCGCTCCTGCGGCACGGGCGCCTGCGCCGTGGCTGTCGCGGCCGCCCGCAGGGACGGAGCCGACCCCGCGCTCACCGGCAGCCCTGTGACGTACACGGTGGACCTGCCGGGCGGCACGCTGGTGATCACCGAGCACCCGGACGGTGCGATCGAGATGACCGGGCCCGCTGTCATCGTCGCCGAAGGATTCATCGACCCGTTGTGGCTCGAAACCGTGATCGGTTAG
- a CDS encoding tyrosine-type recombinase/integrase, with the protein MSNKLARGMGSFFKPCECRRPSGCPHPYTIRFRNTRGRQSEESGFPTQDAAIERLTALYTARKTTPRSVAEQQETLGEMTFEEYAKAWFARKRGLTGSTKAATESRMRTHAYPEIGSRKMHTFDSFVVERFITAMERSNVGAATQAQVFLRVKGILKDAHRRGIIGLDPLLDVSPPEYRPGPTVIPTKEQVGLLRAARDDDAFRLIVDLMAGMGLRNGEALAVNANNMVAKDVYRVHQQVHDRTVTLEPLKHRKTGEFREVPLPAFARESIEHYAATHGTFQGGYLLKTMRPSTGNAFLSPTTLRRWWTNLQQQKPEHIPQGMTMYSFRHYFASNALGQGIPITDVADWMGHSDINITFRTYRHLLPGSVSKAATLLNNGLNFNTPTVEGPEAATAA; encoded by the coding sequence ATGTCGAACAAGCTTGCGCGGGGCATGGGCAGCTTCTTCAAGCCCTGCGAGTGCCGCCGGCCCTCCGGCTGCCCGCACCCCTACACCATCCGCTTCCGCAACACCCGCGGCAGGCAGTCCGAGGAGTCCGGCTTCCCCACCCAGGACGCGGCCATCGAACGCCTGACCGCGCTCTACACAGCCCGCAAAACCACGCCGAGGAGTGTCGCCGAACAGCAGGAGACGCTCGGCGAGATGACCTTCGAGGAGTACGCGAAGGCATGGTTCGCCCGCAAGCGTGGTCTCACCGGCAGCACGAAGGCCGCGACCGAGTCCCGGATGCGCACCCATGCCTATCCGGAGATCGGCTCGCGGAAGATGCACACCTTCGACAGCTTCGTGGTGGAGCGCTTCATCACCGCCATGGAACGCAGCAACGTCGGCGCCGCGACCCAGGCGCAGGTCTTCCTGCGGGTGAAGGGCATCCTCAAGGACGCGCACCGGCGCGGAATAATAGGTCTCGACCCGCTGCTCGATGTCAGCCCGCCGGAGTACCGCCCGGGCCCGACCGTGATCCCCACCAAGGAACAGGTCGGCCTGCTGCGCGCGGCCCGCGACGACGACGCCTTCCGCCTCATCGTCGACCTCATGGCCGGCATGGGCCTGCGCAACGGCGAGGCCCTCGCCGTCAACGCGAACAACATGGTCGCCAAGGACGTTTACCGGGTGCACCAGCAGGTCCACGACCGCACCGTCACCCTGGAACCCCTCAAGCACAGGAAAACCGGCGAGTTCCGCGAGGTGCCCCTGCCCGCTTTCGCCCGAGAAAGCATCGAACACTACGCCGCCACCCACGGAACCTTTCAAGGCGGCTACCTCCTCAAGACCATGCGCCCCAGCACCGGAAACGCGTTCCTCTCCCCCACCACCCTCCGAAGGTGGTGGACCAACCTCCAGCAGCAGAAGCCGGAACACATCCCCCAAGGGATGACCATGTACAGCTTCCGCCACTACTTCGCCTCCAACGCCCTCGGACAAGGCATCCCCATCACCGACGTCGCGGACTGGATGGGACACTCCGACATCAACATCACCTTCCGCACCTACCGCCACCTCCTCCCCGGATCCGTCTCCAAAGCCGCCACACTCCTCAACAACGGCCTCAACTTCAACACCCCGACCGTGGAAGGGCCCGAGGCCGCCACCGCGGCCTGA
- a CDS encoding TIGR02677 family protein, whose protein sequence is MFQRDDSGVSESFDLDSLTVGDRLRLFNFTQRDDHVAYLWVLRAMNVLRAVHQLQVHPDDVASALNELAAAHDEVPSAGDLRLRAMLDNLSADNEQVLYRVEDPLRCGNLAAYRNRQSVYQFTEIGYRVYCAVEEVIGSRVQDANLSRLVFADILADFKALAAANREGDRDEVYRKLARLDSVLEDITQRAARFYLTLNDVARTTDISPETFLRYKHALLAHMSEFTAELERYAPRLAEAVYEVEDSGVETLLERAAAVDERPMMRPAARREDWRRRWMGLRQWFLAEGSAETKAAQLQGATRTAISGVIALLRQVTESRRGGVSRTTQLRHLAAWAAGAPDEQAANALVSAAFDLRSVRHLSGAHDDGDQISPRSTWWDAPGVEVSISLFRHGKRPAPGGPQPVRASRGAHARLREQQLADRAADREAATDLLDHGPHDRVLNAAETRAVLKLLTRALQARTIVAGRLRSGTGSSDVLTLRLVPSERGSQLRTETGTLHLPGFTLEIKPHGAMRRRRTETS, encoded by the coding sequence GTGTTCCAGCGAGATGACTCGGGAGTATCCGAGTCATTCGATCTTGATTCGCTGACGGTGGGCGACCGCCTGCGATTGTTTAACTTCACCCAGCGTGATGACCATGTGGCGTATCTGTGGGTGCTGCGGGCGATGAACGTACTGCGGGCCGTACATCAGCTGCAGGTCCACCCCGACGATGTGGCGAGCGCGCTCAACGAGCTCGCGGCAGCCCATGACGAGGTGCCGTCTGCCGGAGACTTGCGCCTGCGGGCCATGCTCGACAACCTCTCCGCGGACAATGAGCAGGTCCTCTACCGAGTGGAGGACCCGTTGCGGTGCGGCAATTTGGCCGCATACCGAAACCGGCAGTCGGTCTACCAGTTCACGGAGATCGGTTATCGCGTCTACTGCGCCGTGGAGGAGGTCATCGGCTCCCGTGTGCAAGACGCGAACCTGTCACGGCTGGTCTTCGCCGACATCCTGGCGGACTTCAAGGCGCTGGCGGCCGCGAACCGGGAGGGCGACCGGGATGAGGTGTACCGCAAGCTCGCCCGTCTCGACAGCGTGTTGGAGGACATTACGCAGCGGGCGGCGCGTTTCTATCTGACCCTCAACGATGTGGCGCGTACGACAGATATCTCCCCAGAGACATTCCTGCGCTACAAGCACGCGTTGCTGGCGCACATGAGTGAGTTCACAGCAGAGCTGGAACGCTACGCGCCACGGCTGGCCGAGGCCGTGTACGAGGTGGAAGACAGCGGGGTGGAGACCCTGCTGGAGCGGGCCGCCGCTGTAGATGAGCGGCCCATGATGCGTCCGGCCGCGCGGCGTGAGGACTGGCGGCGGCGCTGGATGGGGCTCCGCCAGTGGTTCTTGGCCGAAGGCTCTGCCGAGACCAAGGCCGCCCAGTTGCAAGGCGCTACCCGCACCGCTATTTCCGGTGTCATCGCTCTGTTGCGTCAGGTGACGGAGTCGCGTCGAGGCGGGGTGAGCCGGACCACCCAGCTGCGCCATCTCGCAGCCTGGGCAGCGGGTGCGCCGGATGAGCAGGCGGCGAACGCCCTGGTGTCCGCCGCTTTCGACCTGCGCTCGGTGCGGCATCTGTCGGGCGCGCATGACGACGGTGACCAGATCTCGCCGCGGTCGACGTGGTGGGATGCGCCCGGGGTGGAGGTCAGCATCAGCTTGTTCAGGCATGGCAAGCGGCCGGCCCCGGGTGGCCCGCAGCCGGTCCGTGCGAGCCGTGGCGCCCATGCCCGGCTGCGTGAGCAGCAGCTGGCGGATCGGGCCGCGGACCGGGAGGCCGCCACGGATCTTCTGGACCATGGGCCCCACGATCGGGTGCTGAACGCGGCGGAGACCCGTGCTGTGCTCAAGCTGCTGACCCGTGCTCTGCAGGCGCGGACGATTGTGGCGGGCCGACTGCGTTCGGGGACCGGCAGCAGCGACGTCCTGACGCTGCGCCTGGTCCCGAGCGAGCGCGGAAGCCAGCTGCGGACCGAGACCGGCACACTGCACCTGCCCGGCTTCACTCTGGAGATCAAGCCCCATGGTGCGATGCGTCGGCGCCGAACGGAGACGTCCTGA
- a CDS encoding DUF2398 family protein, with amino-acid sequence MPAHRVAATVEPADLGSYQQAARLMLLHGVVNETYPRAKALALVLQWGDELAKDFRDLFGYSLQTSARHARLLRRLDTFDASQAFLTVKSKKPFDRRRLAYLCLILACLHRSRVEINLADLVKLLAPSANTIEHLGFDATAPGHKDAVVDVVDWLVDRGALRISDGSMEDWARDPDRGDALFDIDHDTCAALFRPNKPLQHLVSAAGLLDTPTISTGRDPRRRLAAQRARRLLIEYPVVYFGDTDTETAIALRQPTLAEDIERLTGLPIERRAEGIMLVDTTGHFTDKRFPGRGGAVNRTAGLMLAKIADLREDPDRASSLQYLLPADPGGEHADLLSRIDMALPQAGTLEALAYDPHADTGQQADEADPDATEHEGQTGLPFVEHGTLEQMITELYEEFGPSSFTNKWQADPGGLLAEAIALLADLRLVHIVPGGVLVRPAAGRYRNITAVLPRPALDGQFALDFPTEETSR; translated from the coding sequence ATGCCCGCCCATCGCGTAGCCGCAACTGTGGAGCCTGCGGACCTCGGCTCGTACCAGCAAGCGGCCCGGCTCATGCTGCTGCACGGCGTCGTCAACGAGACTTACCCGCGGGCCAAGGCCCTTGCGCTGGTGCTGCAGTGGGGCGACGAACTGGCCAAGGATTTCCGGGACCTGTTCGGCTACTCCTTGCAGACCAGCGCCCGTCACGCACGGCTGCTGCGCCGGCTGGATACCTTCGATGCCAGCCAGGCATTCCTCACGGTGAAGAGCAAGAAGCCGTTCGACCGACGACGGCTGGCCTACCTCTGTCTGATCCTCGCGTGCCTGCACCGGTCACGTGTGGAGATCAACCTCGCCGATCTCGTCAAACTCCTCGCGCCCTCCGCCAATACGATCGAGCACCTTGGCTTCGATGCGACCGCACCGGGTCACAAGGACGCGGTCGTTGACGTGGTGGACTGGCTGGTCGACCGCGGTGCGCTGCGGATCTCCGACGGGTCCATGGAGGACTGGGCCCGTGACCCCGACCGTGGGGACGCGCTGTTCGACATCGACCACGACACCTGCGCGGCGCTGTTCCGGCCGAACAAGCCCCTGCAGCACCTGGTCAGCGCTGCTGGCCTGCTGGACACGCCGACCATCAGCACCGGACGGGACCCCCGTCGGCGACTCGCTGCCCAGCGAGCCCGGCGGTTGCTCATCGAGTACCCGGTGGTCTACTTCGGCGACACCGACACAGAGACGGCGATAGCACTGCGCCAGCCCACCCTGGCCGAGGACATCGAACGGCTGACCGGGTTGCCGATCGAGCGCCGAGCCGAGGGGATCATGCTCGTCGACACCACTGGGCACTTCACCGACAAGCGGTTCCCCGGCCGCGGCGGAGCGGTCAACCGTACCGCCGGGCTGATGCTCGCGAAGATCGCAGACCTGCGGGAGGACCCGGACCGAGCCAGCAGTCTCCAGTATCTGCTGCCCGCCGATCCGGGAGGGGAACACGCGGATCTTTTGAGCCGTATCGATATGGCCCTACCGCAGGCCGGCACGCTCGAGGCCCTCGCTTATGACCCCCACGCGGACACCGGTCAACAGGCGGACGAGGCCGATCCGGACGCCACAGAGCACGAAGGGCAGACGGGCTTGCCTTTTGTGGAACACGGCACGCTCGAGCAGATGATCACCGAACTCTACGAAGAGTTCGGCCCCTCCTCCTTCACCAACAAATGGCAGGCCGATCCCGGCGGGCTGCTGGCAGAGGCGATCGCGCTCCTGGCAGACCTGCGCCTTGTCCATATCGTCCCCGGCGGGGTCCTGGTGCGGCCCGCGGCCGGCCGCTACCGCAACATCACCGCCGTCCTGCCACGTCCCGCGCTCGACGGCCAGTTCGCTCTCGACTTCCCCACTGAGGAAACTTCTCGATGA